The DNA segment TGCCCTCAGCATGGATGCCGTGCAAAAGGCCAACAGCGGCCACCCAGGTGCCCCTATGGGCATGGCGGATATCGCCGAAGTGCTTTGGCGCGACTACCTGAAGCACAACCCGAGCAACCCGAGCTTCGCTGACCGTGACCGCTTCGTGCTGTCCAACGGCCACGGCTCGATGCTGATCTATTCGCTGCTGCACCTGACCGGCTATGACGTCACCATCGACGACCTCAAGTCGTTCCGCCAGCTGCACAGCCGCACCCCAGGCCACCCGGAGTTCGGCTACACCCCAGGTGTCGAAACCACCACCGGCCCGCTGGGCCAAGGCCTGGCCAACGCCGTAGGCTTCGCCCTCGCCGAGAAAGTGCTGGCTGCCCAGTTCAACCGTGAAGGCCACAACATCGTCGACCACAACACCTACGTGTTCCTGGGTGACGGCTGCATGATGGAAGGCATTTCCCACGAAGTCGCTTCGCTGGCCGGTACCCTGGGCCTGAACAAGCTGGTCGCCTTCTACGACGACAACGGCATCTCCATCGACGGCGAAGTGCACGGCTGGTTCACCGACAACACCCCAGCGCGTTTCGAAGCCTACAACTGGCAGGTCATCCGTAACGTCAACGGTCACGATGCCGACGAAATCAAGATGGCCATCGACACCGCTCGCAAGAGCGACCGTCCGACCCTGATCTGCTGCAAGACCATCATTGGTTTCGGCTCGCCGAACAAGCAGGGCAAGGAAGATTGCCACGGTGCGCCGCTGGGCAACGACGAAATCGCCCTGGCCCGCAAAGAACTGAACTGGAACCACGGCCCGTTCGAAATCCCTGCTGACATCGCTGCCGAGTGGGATGCCAAGGCCGCCGGTGCCAAGGTCGAAGCCGAATGGAACCAGCGCTTCGACGCTTACGCCGCCGCCTTCCCGGAACTGGCCAGCGAGCTCAAGCGTCGCCTGAGCGGTGATCTGCCAGCTGACTTCTCGGAAAAGGCCGCTGCCTACATCGCCGAAGTCGCAGCCAAGGGTGAAACCATTGCCAGCCGCAAGGCCAGCCAGAATGCCCTGAACGCCTTCGGCCTCCTACTGCCTGAGTTCCTCGGCGGCTCGGCTGACCTGGCCGGCTCCAACCTGACCCTGTGGAAAGGTTGCAAGGGTGTCGAGGCCAATGATGCCAGCGGCAACTACGTGTTCTACGGCGTGCGTGAATTTGGCATGACCGCGATCATGAACGGCGTTGCCCTGCACGGCGGCCTGGTGCCTTACGGCGCGACCTTCCTGATGTTCATGGAATACGCCCGTAACGCAGTGCGCATGTCGGCGCTGATGAAACAGCGGGTGATCCACGTCTACACCCACGACTCCATCGGCCTGGGCGAAGACGGCCCGACTCACCAGCCGATCGAGCAGCTGACCAGCCTGCGCAGCACGCCGAACCTGGACACCTGGCGCCCAGCCGATGCGGTCGAGTCGGCCGTCTCCTGGAAAGTCGCACTGGAGCGCAAGGACGGCCCATCGGCGCTGATCTTCTCGCGCCAGAACCTGCAACATCAGGACCGCGATGCCCAGCAGATCGCCGACATCGCCCGTGGTGGCTATGTGCTCAAGGACTGCGCAGGCGAGCCTGAGCTGATCCTGATCGCCACCGGTTCCGAAGTGGGCCTGGCGGTGCAGGCGTTCGCCAAGCTGACCGAGCAGGGCCGCAAGGTGCGCGTCGTGTCGATGCCAAGCACCAGCGTGTTCGATGCCCAGGACGCTGCCTACAAGCAGTCGGTACTGCCGCTGCAAGTCGGTGCGCGCATCGCCATCGAAGCTGCCCACGCCGACTTCTGGTACAAGTACGTAGGCCTGGAAGGTCGCGTCATCGGCATGACCACCTACGGCGAATCGGCTCCGGCCTCGGCGCTGTTCGAGGAGTTCGGCTTCACCCTGGAAAACATCCTGGGTACTGCTGAAGAGCTGCTGGAAGACTGATGTAAAGTCTGGGGGCTTTGCCGCCCCCTTCAATCGCGGGGCAAGCCCGCTCCCACGCCAGCTCGCGAATACTGGCTGGCGTGGGAGCGGGCTTGCCCCGCGATGGTCATACAACGCTTTCGATACGTGAGCCCGGCATGCCCCATCCGCGTCCCTACAAAGTTGCACTCAACGGTTACGGCCGCATCGGCCGCTGTGTCCTGCGCGCACTGGTCGAGCGAGGGGCGAAGGCGGGCTTCGAGATCGTTGCACTGAACGATCTGGCCGATCAGGCCAGCCTGGAATACCTGACACGCTTCGACTCCACCCACGGGCGCTTCCCCGGTGAGGTGAAGGTCGACGGCGATTGCCTGCATATCAATGGCGACTGCGTGCAGGTTTTGCGCAGTGCCACCCCTGAAGGGATCGACTGGTCCGCCCTGGACGTCGACCTGGTGCTCGAATGCACCGGCGCCTACAACACCCGCGCCGACGGCCAGCGCTTCCTCGACGCCGGCGCGCCACGGGTGCTGTTCTCCCAACCGATGGCCAGCGAGGCGGATGTCGATGCCACGGTGGTCTATGGGATCAACCAGGATTGCCTGACCGGCGCCGAGCGGCTGGTGTCCAACGCCTCCTGCACCACCAACTGCGGCGTGCCGCTGTTGCGTGTGCTGGACCAGGCCTTTGGCATCGAGTACGTGCAGATCACCACGATTCACTCGGCGATGAACGACCAGCCGGTGATCGACGCCTATCACCACGAAGACCTGCGCCGCACCCGCTCGGCATTCCAGTCGGTAATTCCGGTGTCTACTGGCCTGGCCCGTGGCATCGAGCGCCTGCTGCCGGAACTTGCCGGGCGAATTCAGGCCAAAGCGGTACGCGTGCCGACCGTCAACGTGTCGTGCCTGGACATCACCTTGCAGACCGCTCGCGATACGACTGCGGCTGAGGTCAACCAGGTGCTGCGCGACGCCGCCCTGAGCGGCCCGCTGCAGGGGCTTGTGGCCTACACCGAGCTGCCGCACGCCAGCTGTGATTTCAACCATGACCCGCATTCGGCCATCGTCGATGCCAGCCAGACCCGCGTTTCCGGCCCCCGCCTGGTGAACCTGCTGGCCTGGTTCGACAACGAATGGGGGTTCGCCAACCGTATGCTCGACGTTGCTGACCACTATCTGCACGTCGTCCACCAAACCCGCACCAAACAGCCCTGAAGGACTGCATTCATGACCGTGTTGAAGATGACCGACCTCGACCTGCAAGGTAAACGCGTACTGATCCGCGAAGACCTCAACGTGCCTGTGAAGGACGGTGTGGTAGCCAGCGATGCGCGTATCCTGGCTGCGCTGCCGACCATCAAGCTGGCCCTGGAAAAAGGCGCCGCGGTAATGGTCTGCTCGCACTTGGGTCGTCCGACCGAGGGCGAGTTCTCCGCCGAGAACAGCCTCAAGCCCGTCGCCGACTACCTGAGCAAGGCCCTCGGCCGCGAAGTGCCGTTGGTTGCCGACTACCTGGACGGCGTCCAGGTCCAGGCCGGCGAGCTGGTGCTGTTCGAGAACGTGCGCTTCAACAAAGGCGAGAAGAAGAACGCCGACGAGCTGGCGCAGAAGTACGCCGGCCTGTGCGACGTGTTCGTCATGGACGCCTTCGGTACCGCCCACCGCGCCGAGGGTTCGACCCATGGCGTGGCCAAGTTCGCCAAAGTCGCTGCTGCCGGTCCGCTGCTGGCAGCCGAGCTGGACGCCCTGGGCAAGGCCCTGAAAGCCCCGGCCAAGCCGATGGCAGCCATCGTCGCCGGCTCCAAGGTGTCGACCAAGCTCGACGTGCTCAACAGCTTGAGCAGCGTCTGCGACCTGCTGATCGTCGGCGGCGGTATCGCCAACACCTTCCTCGCCGCAGCAGGCCACAAGGTTGGCAAGTCGCTGTACGAGCCTGACCTGGTCGACACCGCCAAGGCCATTGCGGCCAAGGTCAATGTGCCGCTGCCGGTGGACGTGGTGGTTGCCAAGGAGTTCGCCGAGAGCGCCCAGGCCACCGTCAAGCTCATCACTGAAGTCGCTGACGATGACATGATCCTGGACATCGGCCCGCAAACCGCCGAACAGTTCGCTGACTTGCTCAAGACCTCCAAGACCATCCTGTGGAACGGTCCGGTCGGCGTGTTCGAGTTCGACCAGTTCGGCAACGGCACCCAAGTACTGGCCAAAGCCATTGCCGATAGCGCGGCATTCTCCATCGCTGGCGGTGGCGATACCCTGGCAGCCATCGATAAATATGGCGTTGGCAGCGATATCTCCTACATTTCTACCGGTGGCGGTGCGTTCCTCGAATTCGTCGAGGGTAAAGTCCTGCCCGCCGTTGCGATCCTGGAAGAGCGGGCCAAGGCCTGAGCATGAAGGCGCGCGGCAAAGGGAGCGACCGAATGGTCAAGCAATTGCCTGTGATGATCGTGGCGGGGCTGCTGAGCGCTTGCTCCAGCGGTCCGGCTGCGGACGCCGAACCGTCGCAGTCGCCCCAGGGCGGCTGCTATCAGTCCCAGTGGCAGGCGGAAACGGTGCCGGTAATCAACAAGCGCCTGGGCCCGGATGGCCTGGAAAAGTACGACGACGAGCACCAGCGCAAGGCGCCGGGTTGCCCTTGATCGGGTGACGAGCAACCAACCGGACCTTTCGTGGTCTTGGACAAGGGGGCCGCGGTGCGGCCCTTCGCGGGCACAGCGCTGACCTCGGGAGCAGCGCTTAACCTGTGGGAGCGGGCTTGCCCGCGAAGGGCTGCACAGCAGCCCCAATTCGAGGAAACTGAATGAAAGCGCTCATGGCCTTTGCGGCCCTGGCGACACTGGCAGGATGCTCACTGCTGCAGCCGGCGCAACCCGCCCCGGCAGACAACTGGACCCGCTGGGTCTGCGATACCCAGACCGAAGTACTCTGGCGCTTCGCCGACGCTACCCAGGATTCGGTCGACGTACGCCTCGGCGGCGGCGACCAGGTCTACCGGCTCAAGTCCGAGCCGGGCGCCTCTGGCGCGCTATACAGCGACGGCGTGCTGGCCCTGCACACCAAAGGCGATGAAGGCCTGGTGTACTGGGTGGCAACCAACGATCTGATTGGGCGGGGCTGCAAGGCACCGTGACTGGCCGGGCCGCCATGGTGGCCCACACTACTTGAACAGCAACCGCCCCTGCGGCAGGCTTGCACGAAACAACGACGCTTGTCGGGAGAGAGATACACAATGGCACTCATTAGCATGCGCCAGATGCTGGACCACGCCGCCGAGTTCGGCTACGGCGTTCCAGCTTTCAACGTCAACAACCTCGAGCAGATGCGCGCCATCATGGAAGCCGCCGACAAGACCGACTCTCCGGTCATCGTGCAGGCCTCGGCCGGTGCTCGCAAATACGCAGGTGCGCCGTTCCTGCGCCACCTGATCCTGGCCGCGATCGAAGAGTTCCCGCACATCCCGGTGTGCATGCACCAAGACCACGGCACCAGCCCGGACGTCTGCCAGCGCTCGATCCAACTGGGCTTCAGCTCGGTAATGATGGACGGCTCGCTCGGCGAAGACGGCAAGACCCCGACCGACTACGAGTACAACGTGCGCGTCACTCAGCAGACCGTCGCCATGGCGCATGCCTGCGGCGTTTCGGTTGAAGGCGAGCTGGGCTGCCTGGGTTCGCTGGAAACCGGCATGGCCGGTGAAGAAGACGGTATCGGCGCCGAAGGCGTTCTGGATCACAGCCAGATGCTGACCGACCCAGAAGAAGCCGCCGACTTCGTCAAGAAGACCCAGGTCGATGCCCTGGCCATCGCCATCGGCACCAGCCACGGCGCCTACAAGTTCACCAAGCCACCTACCGGTGACGTACTGGCGATCGACCGCATCAAGGAAATCCACAAGCGCATCCCTAACACTCACCTGGTGATGCACGGTTCTTCCTCGGTACCGCAAGAGTGGCTGGCGATCATCAACCAGTACGGCGGCGACATCAAAGAAACCTACGGCGTACCGGTTGAAGAAATCGTCGAAGGCATCAAGTACGGCGTGCGCAAGGTCAACATCGATACCGACCTGCGTCTGGCCTCGACCGGTGCCATGCGTCGCCTGATGGCGACCAACCCGAGCGAATTCGACCCACGCAAGTTCTTCGGCGAAACCGTCAAAGCCATGCGCGACGTCTGCATCGCCCGTTACGAAGCCTTCGGCACTGCCGGTAATGCCTCCAAGATCAAACCGATCTCCCTGGAAGGCATGTACCAGCGTTACCTGAAAGGCGAGCTGGCTGCCAAGGTCAACTGATCCGCACCCGTGCAGGAAAAACCCGCAGAAATGCGGGTTTTTTTATGGCTGCTATTTAGCGCCATCGTGGAACAAGACCGGGCACGACCGTTAGTCGGTTTGGGCGAAGATATCCGACTGATAGCGTTCTGATTGCATTGCACCCGGCCAACCCCCGACTAGAGTAGTTAATCGGATCCAATTGGTAGTGGCAGTCGCGCTTACAAGAGAAGCAGCATGGATGAAGCTCAACCCAATGCCCCGGATGGCCGATCCGTTCTGCTGGTTGTCGACGATTACCCGGAGAACCTGATCAGCATGCGGGCGCTGTTGGCCCGGCAAGACTGGCAGGTGCTCACGGCAAGCTCGGGGATGGAAGCCTTGAGCGCATTGCTGCAGCATGACGTGGACCTGGTCCTGCTGGATGTGCAAATGCCCGAAATGGACGGTTTCGAGGTGGCCCGGCTGATGCGCGGCAGCCAGCGAACCCGGCTGACGCCGATTATCTTCCTGACCGCCAACGAGCAGTCGCAAGCCGCGGTGCTCAAGGGCTATGCCGCAGGTGCGGTGGATTACCTGTTCAAACCCTTCGATCCGCAGATCCTCAAGCCCAAGGTGCAGGCATTGCTGGAGCAGCAGCGCAACCGGCGCATGCTGCAACGTCTGACCCGCGAGCTGGAAACGGCCAGGGCGTTCAATGCATCGATCCTGGAAAACGCGGCCGAAGGCATTTTGGTAGTGGATGAGGCTGGCACCATCGGCTTTGCCAACCCGGCCATCTCGCGCTTGCTCGAAACCCCTGTGGATAAATTGCAAGGCGCGCATGTGCTCGACCTGGTGCAATTGGTAACGGCCTGCCTGTGGCGCGAGTCGGAGTTTTATCAGGCGTATTTGGCCCGGCAGATCTTCCGCGTGCATGACGCCCAGTTGCGTACCCTCGGCGGCCAGTTGGTGCCGGTGGCGCTGTCCTGCGCACCCTTGCCGGCGGAGCAGCGCGCCATGGTGGTGACGGTGCTGGACATGTCGGTGGTACGCAGCCTGCACCAGCAACTGGAATACCAGGCGGTCACCGATCCGCTCACCGGCCTGCTCAATCGCCGCGGCTTCTATCAGGCCGCCGAGGGCGCGCTGCTGCGCAGTGAGCGCTCGGACAAAGCCCAGGCATTGATGTACATGGACCTGGATGGTTTCAAGCGGATCAACGACTCACTCGGTCATGAGGCCGGCGATGAGGTGCTGCGTTGGGTCGGCGAACAACTCAAGGACTGCCTGGGCAGCGAGGCCTTGCTGGCGCGCATGGGCGGTGATGAATTCACCGCGTTGTTCGATGGCTTGCCCTATCCGGAGCGGGCCGGGCGGTTTGCCGAGCAGGTGATCGAGCGCCTGTCGATTTCCCATCAGGTCGAGGGCGTGGATGTCTGCCTTGGCGTCAGCATCGGCATCGCCACCTACCCCGATTGCGGCGGCACGGTCGAAGGCTTGATCCGCGCGGCCGACACCGCGATGTACGCCGCCAAGCAAGCCGGTCGCCAGCAGTACCGCTTCTACGATCAGGAGCTCAATGGGCGGGCCCGGTCCCGTTTGATGCTCGAAGATGGGGTGCGCACGGCCATCGAACAGAAGGACTTCAGCCTGGTGTTCCAGCCCCAGGTGGCGTTCGCTGACGGCACATTGCGCGGCTTCGAGGCGTTGCTGCGCTGGCAGCACCCCAGCGTCGGCGACGTTCCGCCTGCGCTGTTCATTCCCTTGCTCGAGGAAACCCGTCTGATCAGCCGGCTGGCCAGCTGGATCTATGATCAGGGCGCCGCTCAGCGCCAAGCCTGGAATGAGCACTTCGCACCTGACCTGGTGCTCAGCATCAGCCTGAGCCGGATTCAGTTCGCCATGCCCAACCTGGTCGACGAGTTGCGCCGGGTAATCGAGGAGCACGGCCTGCAACCTGCGCAGTTGGAGGTCGAGGTGGCGGAAACCTCACTGATCTACAACATCGATGCGGCGATCAAGCAGGTCAAGCGCTTGCACGAGCTGGGCGTACGGGTGGCGCTGGACGACTTTGGCGCGGGTGAGTGTTCGTTGCGCATGGTCCGCGACTTGCCGATCGATACCCTCAAGCTCGACCGTCATCTGGTCAGTCGATTGCCGGACTCGGCGGGTGATGCCGCGCTGGTGCGCAGTGTCATCGGCCTGTGCGCCGACTACGCCATCACGGTGATCGCCGAAGGCGTCGAGACCGCTGCCCAGGCCGCCTGGCTCAAGGCCAATGGCTGTGCCTACGTGCAGGGCTTTTTGGTGGCGCGGCCGATGACCTGCGCCGATGCCAGCGGCTTTCCGGCGATTTTCCCCTGGCCACGGTCATGATTGGCTAGAATCGCCTCTGCTTTCAGCGACCGCCGTGCCATGACCGAATTACGCTACTTGCAAGCCTACCCACCACACCTGCAGGAGCAGGTGCGCCAGATGATTGCCAGCGACCGCCTGGGCGATTACCTGCGCCAGCGCTATCCAGGGCGCCACGAGGTGCAGAACGACAAGGCCTTGTATCTCTATGCCCAAGAGCTCAGGCAGGCCTATCTGCGCAGCGCGCCGAACCTGGATAAAGTGCTGTTCGACAACCGCCTGGACTTGACCCACCGTGCCTTGGGGCTCAATACCGCGGTATCGCGAGTGCAGGGCGGCAAGCTCAAGGCGAAAAAAGAGATCCGCATTGCGGCATTGTTCAAGGAAGCTGCGCCGCAGTTCCTGCGCATGATCGTGGTGCACGAGTTGGCCCACCTCAAGGAGCGCGACCACAGCAAGGCCTTCTACCAGCTGTGCCAGCACATGGAGCCGGACTACCATCAACTGGAATTCGACCTGCGCGTCTACCTGACCTACCGGGAGCTGCCGGGCACCACGTAAGGACCACCCAGCATGGATGTAAGCAAGACCAAGAGCAGTTTCTACCGCCGCCTCTACGTGGCCTGGCTGATCGACAGCCAGACCGCGACCAGCGTCCCCGCCTTGATGGAGGCCACCGGCATGCCCCGGCGCACCGCCCAGGACACCATCGCAGCCCTGGCCGACCTGGACATCGTCTGCGAGTTCGAGCAAGAAGCGGGTGCTCGCAACCATGCTGGGCACTACCGCATCCATGACTGGGGTGCGATCGACAAGCAGTGGATCATTCAGCACCTGCGCACAATCCGCCAGGTGTTGGGCTATCCCTGAGCCTCAACGCTGGGCTCAGCCCCTGAGCTCAGCCCCTGCGCATGCCAATGTGAGGGATGCCATCTTCAAGGTATTCGTCTCCTGCCACCTCGAAGCCGTGGCGTGCGTAGTAGCCTTGCAGGTGTGCTTGAGCTGACAGGTAGACCGGCGTGCCTGGCCAGCAGTGCTCGGCACACTCCAGGCCCTTGAGCAGCAATTGGTGGCCAGTGCCGTTGCCCCGAGCGGCAGCTGCGGTCACTACTCGGCCAATGACCACCTCGCCGTCATGCGCCTGCGGGTCGAGCAGGCGCAGATAGGCGACCAGGCGGTTGTCCTGGCAACCCATCAAGTGCAGCGTATCGCCACTCAGGTCGAGCCCGTCGACCTCCTGATAAGGACAGCGCTGCTCTACCACGAATACTTCTGTGCGCAGCGCGAGGATGTCATACAGCTGTTGCTTGTCGAGGTCGGTATGGTGCTTGCAGATCCACTCGATGGACATTGAGATGCGCTCCTGGGATGGGCTGACGATCATCGCAAATCTGGCGGGCAAGCACGAGAAACCGATGCCGTGGATCAACTGCGGCGCAGTTCGGCCAAAATAGAGGCTATTTGACATTATTGTCGGCTGCGACC comes from the Pseudomonas urmiensis genome and includes:
- a CDS encoding phosphoglycerate kinase, which translates into the protein MTVLKMTDLDLQGKRVLIREDLNVPVKDGVVASDARILAALPTIKLALEKGAAVMVCSHLGRPTEGEFSAENSLKPVADYLSKALGREVPLVADYLDGVQVQAGELVLFENVRFNKGEKKNADELAQKYAGLCDVFVMDAFGTAHRAEGSTHGVAKFAKVAAAGPLLAAELDALGKALKAPAKPMAAIVAGSKVSTKLDVLNSLSSVCDLLIVGGGIANTFLAAAGHKVGKSLYEPDLVDTAKAIAAKVNVPLPVDVVVAKEFAESAQATVKLITEVADDDMILDIGPQTAEQFADLLKTSKTILWNGPVGVFEFDQFGNGTQVLAKAIADSAAFSIAGGGDTLAAIDKYGVGSDISYISTGGGAFLEFVEGKVLPAVAILEERAKA
- the epd gene encoding erythrose-4-phosphate dehydrogenase gives rise to the protein MPHPRPYKVALNGYGRIGRCVLRALVERGAKAGFEIVALNDLADQASLEYLTRFDSTHGRFPGEVKVDGDCLHINGDCVQVLRSATPEGIDWSALDVDLVLECTGAYNTRADGQRFLDAGAPRVLFSQPMASEADVDATVVYGINQDCLTGAERLVSNASCTTNCGVPLLRVLDQAFGIEYVQITTIHSAMNDQPVIDAYHHEDLRRTRSAFQSVIPVSTGLARGIERLLPELAGRIQAKAVRVPTVNVSCLDITLQTARDTTAAEVNQVLRDAALSGPLQGLVAYTELPHASCDFNHDPHSAIVDASQTRVSGPRLVNLLAWFDNEWGFANRMLDVADHYLHVVHQTRTKQP
- the tkt gene encoding transketolase, whose product is MPSRRDRANAIRALSMDAVQKANSGHPGAPMGMADIAEVLWRDYLKHNPSNPSFADRDRFVLSNGHGSMLIYSLLHLTGYDVTIDDLKSFRQLHSRTPGHPEFGYTPGVETTTGPLGQGLANAVGFALAEKVLAAQFNREGHNIVDHNTYVFLGDGCMMEGISHEVASLAGTLGLNKLVAFYDDNGISIDGEVHGWFTDNTPARFEAYNWQVIRNVNGHDADEIKMAIDTARKSDRPTLICCKTIIGFGSPNKQGKEDCHGAPLGNDEIALARKELNWNHGPFEIPADIAAEWDAKAAGAKVEAEWNQRFDAYAAAFPELASELKRRLSGDLPADFSEKAAAYIAEVAAKGETIASRKASQNALNAFGLLLPEFLGGSADLAGSNLTLWKGCKGVEANDASGNYVFYGVREFGMTAIMNGVALHGGLVPYGATFLMFMEYARNAVRMSALMKQRVIHVYTHDSIGLGEDGPTHQPIEQLTSLRSTPNLDTWRPADAVESAVSWKVALERKDGPSALIFSRQNLQHQDRDAQQIADIARGGYVLKDCAGEPELILIATGSEVGLAVQAFAKLTEQGRKVRVVSMPSTSVFDAQDAAYKQSVLPLQVGARIAIEAAHADFWYKYVGLEGRVIGMTTYGESAPASALFEEFGFTLENILGTAEELLED
- the fba gene encoding class II fructose-bisphosphate aldolase (catalyzes the reversible aldol condensation of dihydroxyacetonephosphate and glyceraldehyde 3-phosphate in the Calvin cycle, glycolysis, and/or gluconeogenesis) — its product is MALISMRQMLDHAAEFGYGVPAFNVNNLEQMRAIMEAADKTDSPVIVQASAGARKYAGAPFLRHLILAAIEEFPHIPVCMHQDHGTSPDVCQRSIQLGFSSVMMDGSLGEDGKTPTDYEYNVRVTQQTVAMAHACGVSVEGELGCLGSLETGMAGEEDGIGAEGVLDHSQMLTDPEEAADFVKKTQVDALAIAIGTSHGAYKFTKPPTGDVLAIDRIKEIHKRIPNTHLVMHGSSSVPQEWLAIINQYGGDIKETYGVPVEEIVEGIKYGVRKVNIDTDLRLASTGAMRRLMATNPSEFDPRKFFGETVKAMRDVCIARYEAFGTAGNASKIKPISLEGMYQRYLKGELAAKVN
- a CDS encoding MliC family protein — its product is MKALMAFAALATLAGCSLLQPAQPAPADNWTRWVCDTQTEVLWRFADATQDSVDVRLGGGDQVYRLKSEPGASGALYSDGVLALHTKGDEGLVYWVATNDLIGRGCKAP
- a CDS encoding M48 metallopeptidase family protein, which encodes MTELRYLQAYPPHLQEQVRQMIASDRLGDYLRQRYPGRHEVQNDKALYLYAQELRQAYLRSAPNLDKVLFDNRLDLTHRALGLNTAVSRVQGGKLKAKKEIRIAALFKEAAPQFLRMIVVHELAHLKERDHSKAFYQLCQHMEPDYHQLEFDLRVYLTYRELPGTT
- a CDS encoding winged helix-turn-helix domain-containing protein yields the protein MDVSKTKSSFYRRLYVAWLIDSQTATSVPALMEATGMPRRTAQDTIAALADLDIVCEFEQEAGARNHAGHYRIHDWGAIDKQWIIQHLRTIRQVLGYP
- a CDS encoding GNAT family N-acetyltransferase, giving the protein MSIEWICKHHTDLDKQQLYDILALRTEVFVVEQRCPYQEVDGLDLSGDTLHLMGCQDNRLVAYLRLLDPQAHDGEVVIGRVVTAAAARGNGTGHQLLLKGLECAEHCWPGTPVYLSAQAHLQGYYARHGFEVAGDEYLEDGIPHIGMRRG
- a CDS encoding putative bifunctional diguanylate cyclase/phosphodiesterase, coding for MDEAQPNAPDGRSVLLVVDDYPENLISMRALLARQDWQVLTASSGMEALSALLQHDVDLVLLDVQMPEMDGFEVARLMRGSQRTRLTPIIFLTANEQSQAAVLKGYAAGAVDYLFKPFDPQILKPKVQALLEQQRNRRMLQRLTRELETARAFNASILENAAEGILVVDEAGTIGFANPAISRLLETPVDKLQGAHVLDLVQLVTACLWRESEFYQAYLARQIFRVHDAQLRTLGGQLVPVALSCAPLPAEQRAMVVTVLDMSVVRSLHQQLEYQAVTDPLTGLLNRRGFYQAAEGALLRSERSDKAQALMYMDLDGFKRINDSLGHEAGDEVLRWVGEQLKDCLGSEALLARMGGDEFTALFDGLPYPERAGRFAEQVIERLSISHQVEGVDVCLGVSIGIATYPDCGGTVEGLIRAADTAMYAAKQAGRQQYRFYDQELNGRARSRLMLEDGVRTAIEQKDFSLVFQPQVAFADGTLRGFEALLRWQHPSVGDVPPALFIPLLEETRLISRLASWIYDQGAAQRQAWNEHFAPDLVLSISLSRIQFAMPNLVDELRRVIEEHGLQPAQLEVEVAETSLIYNIDAAIKQVKRLHELGVRVALDDFGAGECSLRMVRDLPIDTLKLDRHLVSRLPDSAGDAALVRSVIGLCADYAITVIAEGVETAAQAAWLKANGCAYVQGFLVARPMTCADASGFPAIFPWPRS